In a genomic window of candidate division WOR-3 bacterium:
- a CDS encoding RNA polymerase sigma factor yields MKDKKFNEIYSKMKEKLLRYVKSIVYDRDISEDIVQETFIKFYENMDNVKHPSAFLYKVAKNKSIDYLRKKKKEKEIPLDEEKEPLINTQPVKIYLLKSKIEEEIEKMPLILKDIFILRDVHGYSYEEISKILKIPIGTVKSRISRARFYLRGRLKNVL; encoded by the coding sequence ATGAAGGATAAAAAATTTAATGAAATTTATAGTAAAATGAAAGAAAAACTTTTAAGATATGTAAAAAGTATTGTCTATGACAGGGATATTTCAGAAGATATTGTCCAGGAGACCTTTATAAAATTTTATGAAAATATGGATAATGTGAAACATCCAAGTGCTTTTTTATATAAAGTGGCAAAAAATAAAAGTATTGACTATTTAAGAAAAAAGAAAAAGGAAAAAGAAATACCCCTTGATGAAGAAAAAGAACCCCTTATTAATACTCAACCTGTTAAAATATACCTTTTAAAATCAAAAATTGAAGAAGAGATAGAAAAAATGCCTCTTATTTTAAAAGATATATTCATTTTAAGAGATGTCCATGGATACTCCTATGAAGAAATTTCAAAAATTTTAAAAATACCAATTGGAACAGTAAAATCAAGAATATCAAGGGCAAGATTTTATTTAAGAGGGAGGCTCAAAAATGTCCTGTAA